The segment CCGGCTGACGGCGGTGGACGCCCCCGACCAGCCGACCGTCACCCCCGAGCTGGAGGCGCTGTACCGCGGCTTCGAGTCCGAGCTGCTCGTCCCGCTGTGGACCGAGATCGGCAACCTGATGCCGCTGCACCCGACCACGCGGGCCGCTGCCCACCTGTGGCGCTGGGACCGGTTGGTGGAGCTCGCCGACCGCGCCGGTCACCTCGTCCCCGTGGGTCGCGGCGGCGAGCGCCGAGCCATCGCACTGGCCAACCCGAGCCTGGGCGGCAAGCCCTACGCGACTCCGACGCTGTGGGCGGCGATCCAGTACCTGATGCCGGGCGAGGACGCGCCCGAGCACCGCCACACGCAGAACGCCTTCCGCTTCGTCGTCGAGGGCGAGGGCGTGTGGACGGTCGTGGAGGGAGACCCCGTCCCGATGCGGCGCGGCGACTTCCTGCCGCAGGCCGGCATGCACTGGCACGCCCACCACAACGCCGCGAGCACGCCGATGGCGTGGATCGACGGCCTCGACATCCCGCTCCAGTACGACGTCGAGTCGCAGTTCTTCGACTTCGGCCGCGACGCCATCAGCGACGCCGAGCGGGTCACGCCCGACCGCTCGCGCGCCGAGCGGCTCTGGGGCCACCCGGGCATCGCCCCCGTCTCGCAGCTCGGGTCCCGGCCCGGCAGCCCTCTGCTGGCCTACCGCTGGGAGCACACCGACCGCGCGCTCGACGACCAGCTCGCCCTCGAGCGGGAGGGCCACGGCGGCACCGTCGAGCCCGGCCACGCGCTCGTCCGCTTCACCAACCCGACCAACGGCGCCGACGTGCTGCCCACCATGCGCACCCAGTTCCACCGCGTCGTCCGCGGCGCGGAGACCACGCCCCGGCGCGAGACCGGGTCGAGCGTCTACCAGGTCTTCGACGGCTCGGGCACCGTCACCGTCGGCGACACCAGCTGGTCCGTCACGCGCGGCGACCTGTTCGTCGTACCGAGCTGGCAGCCCGTCTCCTTCGTCTCCGAGGCCGGCAGCACCGACTCCGACTCCGGGGCACTCGACCTCTTCCAGTTCGGGGACGCACCCGTCTTCGAGAAGCTCAACCTCTACCGGTCCCAGGAGGACTCCCGATGAAGCTCGCCACCATCCGACTCCACAACGACGACGGGGCTGAGGGCACCCGCGCGGTCCGCGTCGACGGCACCACCCTCGTCGATCTGGGCGCCCCGGACGTCGCGGCGGTCCTGGCGACCGACGGCTGGCGCGAGTCGGCCGCGGCCGCCACCGGGGCGACGTACGACGCCACGGGCGCCGACTACGCGCCCCTGGTCCCCCGCCCGGGCAAGGTCGTCTGCGTCGGCCTCAACTACCGCAACCACATCCTCGAGATGGGTCGAGACCTCCCCGAGCACCCCACCCTTTTCAGCAAGTACGCCGACACCCTGATCGGTGCGCACGACGAGATCCACCGACCCGTCGAGACCGAGGCCTTCGACTGGGAGGCCGAGCTGACGGTCGTCATCGGGAGGTCCGTGCGCCGCGCCGACGAGGAGCAGGCGGCTGACGCGATCGCCGGCTTCACCGTGCTCAACGACATCACCTGCCGGGATTGGCAGTTCCGCACCCGCGAGTGGCTGCAGGGCAAGAACTGGGACCACACCACCCCGGTCGGGCCGGTCCTCGTCACCCCCGACGAGCTGCCGGGCGGCGTACGCCCCGCCCTCGCCATCTCCTGCGAGGTCGACGGCGAGCTGATGCAGAAGGACTCCACCGCCGACCTGCTCTTCGACCCCGTCGCGCTGGTGCAGTACGTCTCGACGATGATCCGCCTCGAGCCCGGCGACCTCATCGCCACCGGCACCCCCGGCGGCGTCGGTCACGCCCGCAAGCCGGAGGTCTACCTCTCGGCCGGTCAGCGCGTGGTCACCGAGATCGAGGGCATCGGCCGGCTGGAGAACGTCGTCGTGGCGGACCCGTCATGACCGTCACCGGCTCCGAGCGCCTGGCGGGGCGCACTCTCACCGACAACCTGCGCTGGGTCCAGCAGGGCACCAGCCTGTGCAACGTCGCCGTGGCCGGGCTGCCCGACGCGGGGTTCGCCGAGCCGTCGGCGCTGCCGGGTTGGAGCCGCGCGCACCTGGTGGCCCACCTGGCCGCCAACGCGGCGGCCCTGCGCAACCTGGCGCGGTGGGCGGCCACCGGCACCGAGACCCCGATGTACAGCTCGCCGGACGAGCGCGCGATGGGCATCGAGGAGGGCGCGACGCGTCCCCCCGCGGCCCTGCGCACCTGGTCTGCGCAGGAGGCCGCCGCCCTGGACCGCGACCTGCGCCGGCTCTCCCCCGGTCACTGGCAGCGCACCATCCGGACGGCGCAGGGCCGCGAGGTCCCCGCCACGGAGATCCCGTGGCTGCGCGCCCGCGAGGTGATGGTCCACGCTGTCGACCTCGCCACCGGGCAGATCTTCGCCGACCTCCCCCCGGACTTCCTCGTCGCGCTCGAGGCCGACATCCGGACCAAGCGCGGCGACGACGTCCCCGACGTGGCCGGCACCCTGGCCGACCGCGTCGCCTGGCTCGCCGGCCGCGGCACCGACGGGGTCACCTCCGTCGACGGCGGACCCGCTCCCGTCCTGCCGCCCTGGCTCTGACCCGTCCCCTGACCTGTGACCTGTGACCTGAGAGGAACCACCATGACCACCCAGCCATCCCCAGCACCTGACGTCATCGTCGTCGGCGGCGGCATCGGCGGCCTCTCGGCCGCCGTCGCCCTGACCCGCAAGGGCATCCGCGTCCGCGTCTACGAGAAGGCGCCGGCCTTCGGCGAGGTGGGCGCCGGGCTGCAGATCGCACCCAACTGCACCCGCATCCTCGACGACTACGGCCTGCTCGACGAGGTCAAGTCGCTGGGCGTGGTGCCGACCTCGATGGTCATGAGGGACGCGGTCGACGCGTCCGAGCTGACCCGCCTCGACCTGGTCGACCTCGAGCGGCGCTACGGCTTCCCCTACATGGTGATCCACCGCTCGGACCTGCACGGCACCTTCCTGCGGGCGGCCGAGCGGCTGGGGGTCGACCTGCGCACCGGCCTCGCCGCGACGGCGTACGAGCAGGTGACGCTGCCCACCGGTCGGCCCGGCGCCCGCGTCACGTTTGCCGACGGCAGCAGCGACGAGGCGGAGACGGTGATCGCGGCCGACGGCCTGCACTCCGTGGCCCGCAGCCTTCTCGTCGACGACGAGCCGGTCAGCTCGGCGTACGTCGCCTACCGCGGCGCGGTGCCGATCGAGCAGGTCCGCGCCAACGACGTGTCCGAGACCGACGTGGTCGTCTACCTCGGGCCGGGCTGCCACTTCGTGCAGTACCCGCTGCGGGGTGGCGAGATGTTCAACCAGGTCGCCGTCTTCGAGTCGCCGAAGGCGGTCGCGGGCGAGGACGACTGGGGCACCCCCGACGAGCTCGACGCCGCCTTCGACGGCACCTGCGGCCAGGTCCAGCAAGGCCTGCCGCTGATGTGGCGCGACAAGTGGTGGCGGATGTTCGACCGCGAGCCGATCCTGCACTGGGTCCACGGCCGGGTCGCGCTCCTCGGCGACGCCGCGCACCCGCCGCTGCAGTACATGGCGCAGGGCGCGATCATGGCGATCGAGGACGGCTGGGTCCTGGCCGAGCACGTCGCGGCACAGCAGGCGGTCCGTACGGAGTCGGGCTCGGGCGTCGACTGGGACGCCGCGCTGTCGGCGTACGACGCCGTGCGCCCGCCGCACTGCGCCCGCGTGCTGACCACCGCCCGCTCCTGGGGCGAGCTCTGGCACCTCGACGGTCTTGCCCGCCGCCAGCGCAACGTGGTGCTGCGCGGTCGCGACACCCACGACTACACCTACACCGACTGGATCTACGGCCCCACGGCGCTCACGCCGGACCAGGAGCCGCCGCACTACCCGGTGTTCCCCCTCTCCTCGGTGGAGGTCGGCGAACCCGCTGCCGTCTAGTACGTCACCGTGACCGCGCTGCCGTCCCCCGAGCGAGCTCCTGTCGTCCCACCGGCTGGTGGCGACGTTGACGACCGCCAGGGAGAAGCCCGCCGCGAGGAAGGCGGCCGGTCCGCCGAGCCGGACGAGGGTGACGGCCAGGACGGCCGCGAAGGTGGCGGTACCGGGCACGGCCGTGAGGGTCCCCCGCAGCATGGACCGAGCAACCGGCGCGCCCGCGTCGCGGTGCGCGCTGGGCGCCACGACCCCCATGACCAGCGGCACACTCGCGAGCAGGCCGGTCAGCCCCGCACCGAGTACGCGCGCGGAGGTGGACAACCCCGCCACGAGCAGCCCGGTGAGCGCGGCGCGCATCCCGAGCTGGGCTCCTGTCGGCCCCCTGGGCGTGACGGCCGAGATCGGGGTTGCGTCGGGTCGCCACATCCGGAGCGCGATGAGTGCCACCGGCAGGACGGCGAGGCCCGACCATGCGAGGGTCGCGCCGGCCGAGTGGGCGCCGGTCCCGAGCAGAACAGTGACCGCCGTGGCGGTGGCCAGGGTCGCGGTCGCGTTGGCTCGTGTGGACGCGACCGAGTAGGCGCACGTGAACGCCACCACCATCACCTGACCGGCGAGGACGCCGCGCGCGGCGACGGCCGCGGCCGACGCCCCGTCGGAGAGGAACAGCAGCAGGACCAGTGGCCCGGAGGTGAGCGGCAACCCGACAAGCCGACCAGCGAGACGGGGTCCGACCCGGTGCTGCACCCAACCGGCGGCGAGGACGACGAGGGGCGGGAGGACGAGACGAAGGACGAGGCTTTCCACGCGTTCGACACTTCTACGTCCGTCGCCGATTGTGGTTCGGTATATGGAGCCGCTGCGGGTCATGACCCGGGAATTCCTCGATCAGATCGCGATGTAGCCGAGGAATCTGCGACACTGCCAGGATGGACGCCATCGACCGTTCGCTGCTGCGCCTCCTCATCGATGACGCCCGCATGACCTACCACGACCTCGGCGTCTCGGTCCGGCTGAGCGCCAACACGGTGAGCGACCGGGTCCGGCGACTACGGGCCAGCGGGGTGCTGCAGGGCTACCGTGCCGAGCTCGACCCTGCAGCGCTGGGCAGGAAGCTGCTGATGGTCAGCGACATCCGGCTGCGTGACGGCTGGGACCGGCAGGAGTTCGAACGCGGCCTCGCTCGCGTGCCTCAGGTGGTGTCGGGAAGCCGGCTCACCGGGGAGTACGACTTCCTCCTCCGGCTGGCCTGCGTCGACGCAGCCGAGTTCGAGACCGTCGTGGACACCCTCAAACGGGAGCACGGGGTCCGGGAGCTTCGCAGCCGGTTGGTGCTGCACGAGCTCGACCTCGACCCCGGGCGTCTGCTGGAGCTCTGATCCGCCCGCCTGTGCGGTGGCTGTGATGCACCGGGTACGTCCGTCGTAGCCGGGACTCGATCCCCGGCCGAACGGCCGAGTGACCCCGCCGATCGGCCGGGCGAGCCCAGCCTCCGAGCCGAGGCGCCCACCGCCGTGCACGGCGATCGTGGACCTACCGATCCTCGCCACAGCAACGGAGTCCATGATGAGCATCCGTCAACCCGCCACCGCCACGCTGGAAGACCAGCCGATCCCGGTGCGCGCCAAGCTCGCCGCAACCTGGACGAGCTTCATGTTCCTGTACGCCTATGTGGACATCCTCAACTTCTTCACGCCGGGCGTCATCGAGGAGATCCTCGAGGGCAAGGTCTTCGAGTTCGACCTCTCCCAGACCTTCTCGACCACGGCGCTGGTCCTCGTGGCCGTCCCGATCCTGATGGTCGTGCTGTCGATGACGCTGCCCGCCGGGGCGGCCCGCACCACGAACCTCGTCGTGGCCTCGCTCTACGTCCCCGTCACGGCATTCAACGTGGTGGGCGAGTCCTGGCTGTTCTTCTACGGCCTCGGCATCGTGCTCGAGCTGGTCCTGCTCGCCCTCATCGTGCGGTACGCCTGGACCTGGCCCCGCACCGCACCGTCTGCGACGACGGCGACGAGGGCGACCAGCCGCCAGGCTCTGGTCTAGAGGTCCTGCCATGTCGACGCGGGCGGGTCTAGCGTGAAGTCGATCCCATTGACGCACCGCTGTGGATCGCAGCGGCACGTGGCGACCTCGGGCCCACTCGTCTGGGACCAGTCAAACGACGAGGCGAGGACTTGCTCATGGACACGAATGCGCTGACGGCCCTGCGCGAGAACGTTCGGGGAACCGTGACCACCGCGGAGGACGCCGAGTACGACGAGGCGCGCCGCGTGTACAACGCGATGATCGACCGCCGGCCCGCGGTGATCGTGCGCCCGGCCAACACCGGCGACGTGATGACTGCCGTGCGGTTCGCGGCCGAGAACGACCTGTCGGTAGCGGTACGGGGAGGGTCGCACAGCGTGCCGGGGTTCGGCACCGCCGACGGCGCGTTGGTCGTCGACCTCTCGACCATGCGGGGCGTCCGGGTCGATCCGCTGACCCAGACCGCCCGCGTCGAGGGCGGCGCCACCTGGGGCGACCTGAACGCCGCAGGATATCCGTTCGGTCTGGCCACCACGGGCGGCATCATCTCGACGACCGGGGTCGGCGGGCTGACGCTGGGCGGCGGCATCGGCCACCTCGACCGGGGCCTCGGGCTGTCCTGCGACAACCTCCTCGCCGCGGACGTGGTGACCGCCGACGGCAGCTTCCACGTCGCGAGCGACAAGGAGGACGCCGACCTCTTCTGGGCCATCCGCGGCGGCGGCGGCAACTTCGGCGTCGTCACGTCCTTCGAGTTCCGGATGAGCCCGGTCAAGGACATCTATGGCGGGCCGATGTTCTTCGAGCTCGACCGGGCCGGCGACCTGTTGCGGTTCTACCGCGAATTCATCGCCGACGCCCCCGAGGAGCTCGGCTGCTTCCCGGCGTACCAGATCGCCCCTCCTCTGCCGTTCATCCCGGAGGACCGCCACGGCGAGCCGTTGTTCGCGATGGTGACCTGTTGGGCCGGCGACCTGGATGCAGGAGAGAAGGCGCTCCAGCCGATCCTGGACGTGGCCCCGAGGGTGGCCGAGCACGTCGGCGTGATGCCGTACCCGGCGCTCAACAGTGCCTTCGACGCCCTCGTCCCGCCCGGGCTCCAGCACTACTGGAAGGCGAACTTCGTCACCGAGCTGACGGACGACGCGATCGCGGCCCACCTGGAGCACGGACCGAAGATCCCCGTCGTGAACTCCACCATGCACATCTACCCGATCAACGGCGCAGCCCAGCGGGTCGCGCCCGACTCGACGGCGTTCGCCTACCGCGACGCCACGTTCGCGACGGTGATCGCCGGGATGTGGCCCGACCCGGCGGACAACGACGCGAACACCGCGTGGGTGAAGGACTACTACGCCGCCACCGCCCCGCACTCGGAGGAGGGGGGCTACGTCAACTTCATGGCGGAGGACGACCAGTCCCGGATCCGGGCCAACTACCGCGGCAACTACGACCGGCTGGCGCAGACCAAGCGTCGCTACGACCCGGACAACCTCTTCCGGCACAACCAGAACATCCAGCCCGGCTGACGAGGTGTCACCCGGCGTCAGGATGCGCCGACTCGACGTGTGACGGGCGTCAGGACGCGCCGACTCGACGTGTGACGGGCGTCAGGATGCGCCGACGCGACCTGCCCGCTCGGCGTCGGTGATCGGCGTGATCCAGGACTGGTGGGTGGTGCTGTTCTTCGTGATGGCGAGCAGCTCGTCCATGTGGGGCTCGAGGCCGGTGACCTTGTCGAGCGGAACTCCGACGATCAGCTGGAAGCCGAGGCCGCGCCATGCCTGGACGGCGCGGCCGGCGAACTCGGAGTCGGCCTTCACGAAGCCCTCGTCGAGGAAGACCGGGGCGAACCGCGGCCGCGACCGCATCTCGTCCCCGAGCCGGAAGCGGAGGGCGGAGCCGACGATGAAGGCGACCAGCTCCTGGCTCTCGCCTCCGCTCTTCTCACCCAGCGTCCGGTAGGTCGCCCGCAGCTCGCCGGTGGTGTGGTCGTAGCGCTCGGCGCTGATCTCCACGTGACGGCGTACGTCGAGCAGGCGCTCGCGGTCGGTCAGTGACGTCGCCGCGTCACCGACCTGGCTCGGCCGGCGCAGCTGCTGCATGAAGCGGCTGAGCTCGGCGAACCGCTTCTCGAGGGCGTCCTCGTCCAGCTCGGTCGTGGAGCCGGACGACAGGGTGCGCAGGTCCTTCATGAACGTCTGGACGTGGGCGGGCGACAGCCGCCGCAGGCGGATCCGCAGCCGGTCCCCCGACGCCCCGAACTCCAGGCGCCGAAGGATCGCGTTGATCGGCTCGAGCCGGTCCTCGATCTCCTCGACGGACGCGGCCATCGCGCCCACGAGGGGTACGAGGTCCTGGCCGCTCCACTCCGTGAGCCGGCGTCGCCACTCGGCCCGCCGGGCCGCGAGGCCCTCGCCGCGGATGTCGTCGAGGATGCGGGCGTAGTCGGGGTAGGAGTCCGCGGTCGCGCCCAGGTTGGGCGAGTCCCACTGGAACTTGTAGACCCGGAAGACCTGGGCGAGGTCGTCGTCGACCCGGCGGACCTCGGCATCGGCGTCGGCGACCGCGGTGCGGAGCCGCTCGGCGAGCCGCTGGGACGACTCGGCGAACCGGTCGAGGTCGTCGGGGTCCGCGGGCGACGCGGCGGCGGCGAAGTCCACCGCGAGGGCGGCGTCCTGCTCCGGGCTGAGCAGGACCCGGCCGGCGTCCTCCATCGCCTGGAGCCGGTCCTTGACGACGTCCTCGGAGTCGACGAGCTCGCCGTGGGCGGCGTTGAGCTCGCGCTGCCGCTGCTCCGCGGCATAGCGGGCCCGTCGCGTCTCCTCCAGCCGTGCGGTGAGGTCGGCGATCTGCGCGTCGAGCGCCTGGAGGCCGTCGTCGGACTCGAGGATCTCCGTCCGGCGACGCTCGAGGTCGGCGATGCGTCGGTCGCTGCCGTCGACGTCGAAGTCGTCGAAGCGCGCGGTGGCCACGACGTCGTACGACGTGCGCTGCTGCTCCAGCACCCGTGACCGCTGGTCGAGCCGGGCCACCTCGGCGCCGACGCCGTCGAGCCGCTCCTCGAGCTCGGCCAGCTCGGCGTCGACCTCGGCGATCGCGTCGGAGTTGGAGAAGCCGATGATGCTGCGGGTGTCGTTGCGTCCGTGGGCACCGCGTCGGCCGTTGCGGGTCTGGCCGGCGAGGGTGACCCGCAGATCGGATCCGGGGCGAGCGCCCGCGAGGCCCTCGGCGGACTCCACGCACAGCGCGTTGCGCGACGCCTCCCCGACGTGGGCCTGCACCCAGCCCGAGAAGGGCGAGTCCTTGAAGACCAGCTTGCCCGCGACCCGCTCCGGGTCGGCCGGGCCGAGGTCGGGCAGGTCGAGCTCGACGCCCTCGAACGTCAGCCGGCCGCGGAGCCGCAGCCCGTCGATGGCGGCGGCGAAGCTCTCCAGCCGGTCGAGCGGCACGAGCATCATCCGGGCGCTCGCGCCGAGGACCGTCTCGATCGCCGTGCGCCACCGCACCTCGTCGGGCGCGACGTCGACCAGCTCGGCAACGAAGGGCAGCTCGTCGACGCCGATCCCGCTCGCCTGCGCGACCTCCGCGCGCAGCTCGTCCATCCGGGCCGGCACCCGGCCGGCGCGGCTCTCCAGGGACGTCCGCTCGCGGCGCAGCTCGGCCTGGCGCTGGCTGAGCGGGAACTGGTCGCGGAGCGTGGCGTCGCGCTCGCGCCGGATCCGCTCCTGCTCCCGCTGGAAGCCGGCCAGCCACTGCTGGGCGTGCATCTGCAGCACGGCGAACGACTCGCTCAACAGCAGCGCGGCCTCGACGTCGGGCGCCTGGGCGTCGGTGGCGTCGATGAGCGGCAGCAGCCGCCCCTGCAGGACCTCCCGGCGCCCGAGCCGGTCCTCGCGGACGACCTGCTCCTGCTCCAGCGACAGCGCGAGCGACTGCAGCGTCGACCCGCCGGCCGCGCGGTGCGACTCCTTGGCGGCCTCCAGGTCGGCCAGGTAGGTGCGCTCCGCCGAGGTCGTCGTGCCCAGCTCGTCGGCCGCTGACGCGCGGTCGGCGCGGTTGTCGACCACAGCGGCTTCGATGAGGCGGAGGTGGGTGCGCAGCAGCCACATCCGCAGCGGGGTGTCACCGTCGAGCGTGACGCCGTAGGAGTCGAGCTCCGCGAGCCGTCGGGTGGCCGCCACCTTGCGGTCGTGGAGGTCGGTGATCGGCGCCAGGAGCTCGAGCTTCTGCTCCTCGGTGCGCATGGCTGAGTGGGCGGTGTCGAGGTCGTCGAAGTGCTCGATCGCGCGGTCGGCGGCGGCGAACGTCGTGGGTCGCTCGAGGACCATGTCCTTGTAGAGCTCGTCGACGCTGCGGACCTGGTTGCCCGCCTGGATCCGGGCGAGCAGCCGCAGCGCCTTCGCGCCGTCGCCGTTGGCGCCGATGCCGAGCCGCGCGTGCAGGACGGCGGCGAGCTCGGCGTAGGTCCGGTGCACCCGGATGCCGGGGTAGAGCTTCTTCAGCGTGGTGGCGTGGAAGCGCTCGGGCACCGCGACCTCGAGCGTGTCGAGCGGCAGTGCCCCGTCCTGGGTGGCCAGCTGCATCTGGACGTCGGCGGAGCGGGTCGCGCGCCGCGGCACGTAGTAGGTGCGGAGCACCGTGAACCGGCCGCCCTGGTCGTTGACGAACGTCATCGCGATCGCGCCCCAGGTGTCGGCGCCCTTGCCGCGGAGCAGCTTCTCGACCGGCCGACCGGTGCGGGGGTCGTCGACCACGTCGACCGCGCCGCGGAGGTAGGACAGCAGGTTGCGCTGGCCGGCGCCCCGGGCACGGCCCGCGACGGCGTCGTTGGACGCACCGTTGAACTTGGTGTCCGACGGCATCATCAACGCCGTGTAGGCGTCGAGGATGGTGCTCTTGCCGACGCCTGAGGCGCCGGAGATCATCGTCGCGTCGCCGCGCAGGGGGACGACGGTGAGACCGTCGAAGCCGCCCCAGTTGACCATCTGGAGCAGCGCCGCCCGCCACTGCATCGTGTCGTCGGCCGGGGTGGCCACGTCACTCCGCTCGAAGAGTCCGTCGACCGGTGTCTGCTCGATCTCGTCGATCGACATGCTCACTGCTCCTCTGCGCGGTCGCCGGTGGCCGTGGCGTCCGCGTCGGCCTCGTCGTCGAACAGGTCGGCCGTGTCGTCGGGCCCGGACGGGACCTCGGTGTCGTTGGCGGCCACCAGCGCCGCGAGCAGGTCCTGCAGGAGCTCCAGCGGGATCAGCGGCTCCACGGCCTCGCTGATCTCGAAGCGCTCCTCGGAGCCGGTGCCGATCAGCAGCCCGGCCTTCACGATGCCCGCGATCGCGTTGCGTGCCCGCTTCTCGTCGCCTGCGACGTCGGTCGCGTGCGAGGGCCGGAAGCTCGAGACGTAGCGGACGACGTCCTCCCGGTCGACGAAGGCGCGTGCGTCGCCGCTCGCGACCCCGGCACGCAGCCGGTCGCGGAGGTGGACCAGCACGAGCGTCTCCTCGCGTGACCACGCGGCGTCGTAGAGCATCGTGGGGAAGCGGCTCCCCGTCTCGGACGTCGCCTGGCGCTTCCACGCGACCTCGCGGGCGCGGTCGACCTGCAGGTCCAGGAAGAGGTCGTTGAGCCGCGACCGGAGCAGGCGCTCGTGCTCGACGAGCACGCGCCAGTCGCGCGGGTGCGTGCGCGCGCTGATGAACCGCTGCTTGAGCAACGTCACCAGCGCGCGGCGCTGGGCGTATTCCAGGCCGCCCTCGTCGCCCTCGAACAGCGAGACGGAGTGCTCGTCGAGGAGCTCGTCGAGGAGCTCGTCGTCGACGAGGTCGATGTCCTGGACGTCGGATTCGACCTCGGATTCGACCTCGGAGCCGAGCTCGGGGCCGGTCTCGGGGTGCGTCTCGACGCTCATGCGCGGGTCTCCGTCGGCTGGGTCTGCTGCTGGGTCTGCTGCTGGGTCTGTTGGTGGGTCTGTTGGTGGGTCTCGGGGAGGTCGGGGTCGGGCAGCGGCGTACGAGGCACCGCGAAGGTCCGCCTGCTCCCGTCGGGGCGGACGGCCTCGAACGGCTCGACGGACTCCTCGGCCCGCCAGTCGCGGTCGGCGGCGAGGTGCAGCAGCCCGAAGATCTCGACCGGCCGGCGCAGCGACGGCTCGAGCCCGTCGAAGAGGGCGCCGAGGGACGCGACCGGGAGCAGGGAGGCCATCACCGCGTCGAGGCGCTCACGCAGCGTCGCCAGCTTGGGCCCGCCCTGGGCGACGAGGTCGGCGAGCGAGACGGGAGGCGCGAGGTCGGGGTCGGGCGTGCTGATGCGGTCGGGCAGCACGTCGTCGGCGGGGTCGTAGAAGCGCTCGCGCAGGTGGTCGATGCCCGTCCGCGCGGGCAGGAGCGGGACGTCGTGGGCAGCCCGCGGGCCGGTGGTGGCCATCCAGGTCATCAGCTCGGCCTCCACCTGGCGCAGCGTCTGCTCGAGCTCACGGTCGCGGGCCGCGTCGTGGGAGACGATGTACTCCTTCAGGGTCGCCGTCACCCGCGATCGCTGGGCGAGCACCCGGTCGAGGCCGTCTCGCACCAGCCGCACCGTGCCGCGCAGCTCGGCCCGGTCGGCGTCGCTGAGGAGCCGGTCCGACAGCGGGTGCTCGAGCAGGTCCGTCAGGTCCTCGCGCAGCTGGGTCACCAGGGCGTCGTCGCGCAGCAGCGCGAAAGCCCCCTCGAACGCCCGTCCCTCGTGCGTCGCCGTCATCAGTGCGTCTGCGCGGGACAGGTAGTCGTCGATCACCTCGCCGGCCGGACGGTCCTCCGCCCGGAACGCGGCAAGGATCTCGGTCCGGATGGTCGCGAAGCGCTCCTCCACCCGGGCGAAGTCGCTCGGCAACGCGGAGATCAGTGACAGCAGCTCGGTGAACCCCTCGAGCATGTAGTCCTCGGTCGCGCCCTCCAGGTCACCGCCGTCGACGAGGCGGTCGCGCTCGACCCGGAGCCGGGCGATCTCCTCGTTGAGGATCGTCACGCGAGTCGTCCGGTCGGGGTTGGCCTCGGAGTTGA is part of the Nocardioides cavernae genome and harbors:
- a CDS encoding cupin domain-containing protein encodes the protein MTTTTENPAPTAVRLTAVDAPDQPTVTPELEALYRGFESELLVPLWTEIGNLMPLHPTTRAAAHLWRWDRLVELADRAGHLVPVGRGGERRAIALANPSLGGKPYATPTLWAAIQYLMPGEDAPEHRHTQNAFRFVVEGEGVWTVVEGDPVPMRRGDFLPQAGMHWHAHHNAASTPMAWIDGLDIPLQYDVESQFFDFGRDAISDAERVTPDRSRAERLWGHPGIAPVSQLGSRPGSPLLAYRWEHTDRALDDQLALEREGHGGTVEPGHALVRFTNPTNGADVLPTMRTQFHRVVRGAETTPRRETGSSVYQVFDGSGTVTVGDTSWSVTRGDLFVVPSWQPVSFVSEAGSTDSDSGALDLFQFGDAPVFEKLNLYRSQEDSR
- a CDS encoding fumarylacetoacetate hydrolase family protein, with the protein product MKLATIRLHNDDGAEGTRAVRVDGTTLVDLGAPDVAAVLATDGWRESAAAATGATYDATGADYAPLVPRPGKVVCVGLNYRNHILEMGRDLPEHPTLFSKYADTLIGAHDEIHRPVETEAFDWEAELTVVIGRSVRRADEEQAADAIAGFTVLNDITCRDWQFRTREWLQGKNWDHTTPVGPVLVTPDELPGGVRPALAISCEVDGELMQKDSTADLLFDPVALVQYVSTMIRLEPGDLIATGTPGGVGHARKPEVYLSAGQRVVTEIEGIGRLENVVVADPS
- a CDS encoding maleylpyruvate isomerase N-terminal domain-containing protein — protein: MTVTGSERLAGRTLTDNLRWVQQGTSLCNVAVAGLPDAGFAEPSALPGWSRAHLVAHLAANAAALRNLARWAATGTETPMYSSPDERAMGIEEGATRPPAALRTWSAQEAAALDRDLRRLSPGHWQRTIRTAQGREVPATEIPWLRAREVMVHAVDLATGQIFADLPPDFLVALEADIRTKRGDDVPDVAGTLADRVAWLAGRGTDGVTSVDGGPAPVLPPWL
- a CDS encoding FAD-dependent monooxygenase; translation: MTTQPSPAPDVIVVGGGIGGLSAAVALTRKGIRVRVYEKAPAFGEVGAGLQIAPNCTRILDDYGLLDEVKSLGVVPTSMVMRDAVDASELTRLDLVDLERRYGFPYMVIHRSDLHGTFLRAAERLGVDLRTGLAATAYEQVTLPTGRPGARVTFADGSSDEAETVIAADGLHSVARSLLVDDEPVSSAYVAYRGAVPIEQVRANDVSETDVVVYLGPGCHFVQYPLRGGEMFNQVAVFESPKAVAGEDDWGTPDELDAAFDGTCGQVQQGLPLMWRDKWWRMFDREPILHWVHGRVALLGDAAHPPLQYMAQGAIMAIEDGWVLAEHVAAQQAVRTESGSGVDWDAALSAYDAVRPPHCARVLTTARSWGELWHLDGLARRQRNVVLRGRDTHDYTYTDWIYGPTALTPDQEPPHYPVFPLSSVEVGEPAAV
- a CDS encoding Lrp/AsnC family transcriptional regulator, encoding MDAIDRSLLRLLIDDARMTYHDLGVSVRLSANTVSDRVRRLRASGVLQGYRAELDPAALGRKLLMVSDIRLRDGWDRQEFERGLARVPQVVSGSRLTGEYDFLLRLACVDAAEFETVVDTLKREHGVRELRSRLVLHELDLDPGRLLEL
- a CDS encoding DUF6326 family protein is translated as MSIRQPATATLEDQPIPVRAKLAATWTSFMFLYAYVDILNFFTPGVIEEILEGKVFEFDLSQTFSTTALVLVAVPILMVVLSMTLPAGAARTTNLVVASLYVPVTAFNVVGESWLFFYGLGIVLELVLLALIVRYAWTWPRTAPSATTATRATSRQALV
- a CDS encoding FAD-binding oxidoreductase, whose translation is MDTNALTALRENVRGTVTTAEDAEYDEARRVYNAMIDRRPAVIVRPANTGDVMTAVRFAAENDLSVAVRGGSHSVPGFGTADGALVVDLSTMRGVRVDPLTQTARVEGGATWGDLNAAGYPFGLATTGGIISTTGVGGLTLGGGIGHLDRGLGLSCDNLLAADVVTADGSFHVASDKEDADLFWAIRGGGGNFGVVTSFEFRMSPVKDIYGGPMFFELDRAGDLLRFYREFIADAPEELGCFPAYQIAPPLPFIPEDRHGEPLFAMVTCWAGDLDAGEKALQPILDVAPRVAEHVGVMPYPALNSAFDALVPPGLQHYWKANFVTELTDDAIAAHLEHGPKIPVVNSTMHIYPINGAAQRVAPDSTAFAYRDATFATVIAGMWPDPADNDANTAWVKDYYAATAPHSEEGGYVNFMAEDDQSRIRANYRGNYDRLAQTKRRYDPDNLFRHNQNIQPG